In Stieleria varia, one genomic interval encodes:
- a CDS encoding ThuA domain-containing protein has product MVRCFYALLFLCAPSCLMVSAQESADPWMAKKAEHFKPIADSIRQQIADAVPKETAAKPKKERRILAFYRCEGFIHSSIPHGNLAMQEVGKQSGAFEIDLADTYDVFTPENLSKYDAILLNNTTHMSFAKPSQMSAFMDFVTQGGGLIGFHAASDNFGRHPECLSLVGGIFNGHPWGAGGTWAFKLDDPDHILNQAFKGNGFWHQDEIYQYKPESYVGPETLRILVSLDMTKSEVSTRINDGPREVPVSWIRTAGDGRVFYTNLGHREETFRNPVVLKHMLDGIQYALGDLDADATPTAKIAGGKAALAPAK; this is encoded by the coding sequence ATGGTACGCTGTTTTTACGCCCTGCTCTTTCTGTGTGCACCGAGTTGCCTGATGGTGTCAGCACAGGAATCCGCCGATCCTTGGATGGCTAAGAAAGCAGAGCATTTCAAACCGATCGCAGATTCGATCCGTCAACAGATCGCCGACGCGGTGCCGAAGGAGACGGCGGCCAAGCCTAAGAAGGAACGTCGGATTCTGGCGTTCTATCGATGCGAAGGTTTCATCCACAGCTCGATTCCACACGGCAATCTGGCGATGCAGGAAGTCGGCAAGCAGTCCGGCGCCTTTGAGATTGACTTGGCCGATACCTACGACGTTTTCACTCCAGAGAACCTCAGCAAGTACGATGCTATCCTGCTCAACAACACCACACACATGAGCTTTGCCAAACCGTCGCAGATGTCTGCATTCATGGACTTCGTGACCCAAGGCGGCGGCTTGATCGGGTTCCACGCGGCGAGCGACAATTTCGGACGGCACCCGGAATGTCTTTCACTGGTCGGCGGGATTTTCAACGGACATCCATGGGGTGCTGGAGGTACCTGGGCATTCAAGCTGGATGACCCTGACCATATTTTGAATCAGGCATTTAAGGGAAACGGGTTTTGGCACCAGGATGAGATTTACCAGTACAAGCCAGAATCCTACGTCGGTCCAGAGACGCTGCGGATCCTGGTGAGTTTGGACATGACGAAATCAGAGGTCTCCACGCGAATCAACGATGGACCTCGCGAAGTCCCCGTTTCTTGGATCCGAACGGCTGGTGACGGCCGCGTGTTCTATACAAATTTGGGACACCGCGAGGAGACGTTTCGCAATCCTGTTGTGCTGAAGCACATGCTAGACGGTATTCAGTATGCGCTAGGAGACTTGGACGCAGACGCGACGCCGACAGCAAAGATTGCCGGTGGAAAAGCTGCTTTGGCACCCGCGAAGTAG
- a CDS encoding phage holin family protein yields the protein MSEQSSFQRVAQDVIDLCELQFQLLSVDSQAARRLLLRGVAKLVVAVPLLGSAITVLCLGVGYLIAERTALSVAGSLIVVSVAVILFASSLAVIALVGFRRAAAAMAETKSEFTENLKWLKATLLSPSTSPRNQIRRESFPDHSPSEFHTDSQPHFQSRPVSQPR from the coding sequence ATGAGTGAACAATCAAGTTTCCAACGTGTCGCCCAAGACGTGATCGATCTCTGCGAACTGCAATTTCAATTGCTCTCTGTGGACAGTCAAGCAGCCCGTCGTCTGCTATTGCGTGGTGTGGCGAAGCTCGTGGTCGCCGTGCCTCTGCTGGGCTCGGCGATCACCGTGTTGTGTCTCGGAGTCGGCTACCTGATTGCCGAACGGACAGCGTTGTCGGTCGCCGGCAGCCTGATCGTTGTCAGTGTCGCCGTCATCCTCTTCGCGAGCTCGCTAGCCGTGATCGCTCTGGTCGGATTTCGTCGTGCGGCCGCCGCGATGGCTGAGACGAAGTCGGAGTTCACCGAGAATCTCAAGTGGCTCAAGGCAACATTGCTGTCACCATCCACGTCTCCACGAAATCAAATCCGTCGCGAGTCCTTTCCTGACCATTCGCCGTCGGAGTTCCATACGGACTCTCAACCTCATTTTCAGTCCAGACCCGTTTCTCAGCCACGTTAA
- a CDS encoding alpha/beta hydrolase encodes MNRFTFVVALACMLTGTLPAQEKQPPTPKTLAPTHAGVSYGDHEMNVIDFWQAEGDGPRPLLVYIHGGGWIGGDKNRNARDVQPYLDKGISYAAINYRLTGIAPLPAPVHDAAKAIQFIRSKAAEWNIRKDRIALTGGSAGACTSMWILCHDDLADPNSTDPVLRESTRVTAAAVAAGQTSIDPKVIEPWLGENVLKHNMINMAVGEKTIEEALANYDDHKALYVEFSPYNHVSKGDPPLFMSYGGDMSLPSKNAGHGIHHPVYGVKMKEKCDSVGQECHLLISGQEKPQYASAQEFLMDKLLN; translated from the coding sequence ATGAACCGATTTACTTTTGTTGTTGCTTTGGCTTGCATGCTGACCGGCACCCTGCCAGCTCAGGAAAAGCAGCCGCCAACTCCCAAGACCCTGGCGCCCACCCACGCCGGGGTCTCTTATGGTGACCACGAAATGAACGTCATCGATTTTTGGCAAGCTGAAGGCGACGGCCCACGACCGCTGCTGGTCTATATCCACGGCGGAGGATGGATCGGTGGAGATAAAAACCGAAACGCTCGCGATGTCCAACCGTATCTCGACAAGGGCATCTCGTATGCGGCGATCAATTATCGACTCACCGGCATCGCACCATTGCCTGCGCCGGTTCATGATGCCGCCAAAGCCATCCAGTTCATCCGCAGCAAAGCGGCCGAGTGGAACATTCGCAAAGACCGCATCGCACTGACCGGGGGCAGCGCTGGCGCATGCACCTCCATGTGGATCTTGTGTCACGATGATCTGGCGGATCCCAATTCGACTGACCCCGTTTTGCGTGAGTCGACACGCGTCACCGCCGCTGCGGTCGCAGCAGGTCAAACATCGATCGATCCCAAAGTCATCGAGCCCTGGTTGGGTGAGAACGTGCTGAAACACAACATGATCAACATGGCCGTCGGTGAAAAAACGATCGAAGAAGCATTGGCCAACTACGACGACCACAAAGCTCTCTACGTCGAGTTCTCGCCGTACAACCATGTCAGCAAAGGCGATCCGCCTTTGTTCATGTCCTACGGCGGCGACATGTCGCTGCCGTCAAAGAATGCGGGGCACGGAATTCATCACCCGGTCTACGGGGTCAAGATGAAAGAGAAATGCGACAGTGTGGGGCAAGAATGTCACCTACTGATCTCGGGCCAAGAGAAGCCGCAGTACGCATCAGCTCAAGAATTCCTGATGGACAAACTCTTGAATTGA
- a CDS encoding PQQ-binding-like beta-propeller repeat protein → MRSPILLTLCVIAASSLTELRAENWPHWRGDNGNGVSETADTPTRWSDSENVKWKVEIPGQGSGSPIVWEDKVFVVSGVPVAGVAGGGSIPTLQFTVFCFDRESGKELWKQVAVVAKPHQQTHSTNNFASASPCTDGQHVYAHFGSRGLFCYTMNGDLVWKRDDLGKMQTRNDFGEGSSPTLEGDMILVPWDHEGASALFALDKSTGNTIWKADRDEPTCWATPLVVQHDGQKQVIMNGQNNARSYDLATGKELWRCGGQTERPVASAVFANGIAYVGSGFRGSFLGAFRLTGTGDIENTESVIWDVHQDTPDIASPLLSSGRLYFYKGKSGTLTCVDAATGERHFGPTRVPGLDSIYASPIAAGGHVYLTARNGTTVVIKDAKEFEIVSTNSVGETVDATPAPVDSELFIRGAQHLFCISEG, encoded by the coding sequence GTGCGTAGCCCCATTTTGCTAACCCTCTGCGTGATCGCCGCTTCGTCCCTCACCGAGCTTCGTGCTGAAAACTGGCCGCATTGGCGAGGTGACAACGGTAACGGCGTTTCCGAGACCGCGGATACGCCGACACGTTGGAGCGACAGTGAGAACGTCAAATGGAAGGTCGAGATTCCAGGTCAAGGCTCCGGATCGCCCATCGTTTGGGAAGACAAGGTGTTTGTGGTCTCGGGCGTTCCTGTCGCCGGGGTAGCCGGTGGAGGATCCATCCCCACGTTGCAGTTCACCGTGTTTTGCTTTGATCGTGAATCGGGAAAAGAGCTCTGGAAACAAGTCGCGGTGGTAGCCAAGCCACATCAACAAACGCACTCGACCAACAACTTTGCATCGGCATCGCCTTGCACCGACGGGCAGCATGTCTATGCCCACTTCGGCTCGAGGGGGCTTTTCTGTTACACGATGAACGGTGATCTCGTTTGGAAACGCGACGATCTGGGTAAAATGCAAACCCGCAACGACTTTGGCGAAGGAAGCTCGCCGACGTTGGAGGGCGACATGATCCTGGTACCTTGGGATCACGAAGGTGCCTCTGCTCTGTTTGCGTTGGACAAGTCGACCGGTAACACGATTTGGAAAGCCGACCGTGATGAACCGACCTGTTGGGCGACGCCCTTGGTCGTTCAACACGACGGTCAAAAACAGGTCATCATGAACGGGCAGAACAACGCGCGTTCCTATGATTTGGCAACCGGAAAGGAACTGTGGCGTTGTGGCGGGCAAACCGAACGTCCCGTCGCATCGGCCGTGTTTGCCAATGGCATCGCCTACGTCGGCAGCGGTTTCCGTGGCTCCTTTCTCGGGGCCTTTCGTCTCACCGGCACCGGCGACATCGAGAACACCGAGAGTGTGATCTGGGACGTCCATCAAGACACACCCGACATCGCTTCGCCTCTGCTTTCATCGGGCAGATTGTATTTCTACAAAGGCAAATCAGGTACATTGACGTGCGTTGATGCTGCAACCGGTGAACGACATTTCGGACCCACTCGCGTTCCCGGTTTGGACAGTATCTATGCTTCTCCCATTGCTGCCGGCGGCCATGTCTATCTGACTGCCCGCAATGGAACCACTGTGGTGATCAAAGACGCCAAGGAGTTTGAGATCGTCTCAACCAACTCGGTCGGCGAGACCGTGGATGCGACGCCAGCACCTGTTGATAGCGAGCTCTTTATCCGCGGAGCGCAACACTTGTTCTGTATCAGCGAAGGTTAG
- a CDS encoding Hpt domain-containing protein, protein MTDDQRIRFAEALKRVAGEEDTLQVLAQITSEDAPELLSNLDDAIANEDTVVVAQIAHALKGMLSVFETGDPVSELQPIIDAARRRDVESMRSLYRANSRKIQALLNEIDAVSLVEN, encoded by the coding sequence ATGACCGACGATCAACGCATCCGTTTTGCCGAAGCCCTGAAGCGTGTAGCTGGTGAAGAAGATACCCTTCAAGTGCTCGCGCAAATCACAAGCGAAGATGCGCCGGAACTGCTGAGCAATCTGGACGATGCCATCGCAAATGAAGACACCGTCGTCGTCGCACAAATCGCGCATGCATTGAAAGGCATGCTCAGTGTGTTCGAAACCGGAGACCCTGTCTCGGAGTTGCAACCGATCATCGACGCCGCTCGTAGGCGAGATGTCGAATCAATGCGTTCGCTCTATCGAGCTAATTCCAGAAAAATTCAAGCACTGCTGAACGAAATCGATGCAGTCTCTCTGGTTGAAAACTAA
- a CDS encoding sulfatase family protein yields the protein MTRWLTLLALCCFPSVAHANELPNVIVFYTDDHGYADLSCQGVLDDIRTPNVDALAASGVRALHGYSTAPQCVPSRAGLMIGKFQSRFGVESNGSSLTGFDAETTIAQRLQRAGYVTAQFGKWHLGPTNEITKHGFRYVYAQNSQAAFSANLFMDGTDRKMASLKPEGYHVDACSRAAASVIERHKDQPLFLYVAYRAPHVPLDAPPEYLSRFPGEMPERRRQALAMLSAVDDGVGLVMETLRENGLLENTLVFYIGDNGAPLKIHKFDAPGAGPGWDGSLNDPLNGEKGMLTEGGMHTPFVVSWPGMIPGGQVYPHPISALDVAATATAIAKIETANDELDGVNLIPFLSGDNTAPPHDALMWRWTGQSAIREGDWKLVRSGRREYLFDLKVDLEEKHDQCVMHPEIANRLRDRLSTWASELTPPGLSTAQENAAAKAYFDFYLDGKEPEPLREKFLPDAKSSRVKRGRSRFLGVATGNEDSPPRIESPLSVPSQESGMD from the coding sequence ATGACTCGTTGGCTTACCCTCCTGGCGCTATGCTGCTTTCCATCGGTGGCTCATGCGAATGAACTGCCCAACGTCATCGTGTTCTACACCGACGATCACGGTTACGCGGATCTGTCTTGCCAGGGCGTACTGGATGATATCCGAACACCGAATGTGGATGCGTTGGCAGCCAGCGGGGTGAGAGCATTGCACGGCTATAGCACGGCGCCGCAGTGCGTTCCATCGCGTGCCGGGCTGATGATTGGCAAGTTTCAATCGCGTTTCGGCGTGGAATCAAACGGCAGCAGCCTGACCGGATTTGATGCCGAAACCACGATTGCGCAGCGTTTGCAGCGAGCAGGCTACGTCACGGCTCAGTTTGGGAAATGGCACCTGGGTCCGACCAACGAGATCACCAAACATGGTTTTCGCTATGTCTATGCACAAAACTCTCAAGCAGCTTTTTCTGCCAATCTGTTCATGGATGGGACCGACAGGAAGATGGCATCGTTGAAACCGGAGGGGTATCACGTCGATGCGTGCAGCCGTGCCGCCGCATCGGTGATTGAGCGGCACAAAGATCAGCCACTTTTCTTGTACGTGGCCTACCGCGCTCCGCATGTTCCGCTCGATGCGCCACCGGAGTACTTGAGTCGATTTCCGGGTGAGATGCCTGAACGACGTCGTCAAGCCCTAGCGATGTTGTCGGCCGTCGACGACGGCGTGGGGCTGGTGATGGAGACTTTGCGAGAGAACGGTTTGCTTGAAAACACGCTCGTTTTTTACATCGGCGACAACGGCGCGCCTTTGAAGATCCACAAGTTCGATGCCCCCGGAGCTGGCCCCGGATGGGACGGCTCGCTGAATGATCCACTCAATGGAGAGAAAGGAATGCTGACGGAAGGAGGAATGCACACACCATTCGTCGTCTCCTGGCCGGGAATGATTCCTGGCGGACAGGTGTATCCTCACCCTATCAGTGCATTGGACGTCGCTGCAACCGCTACAGCAATTGCCAAGATTGAAACAGCAAACGATGAGTTGGACGGTGTCAACTTGATTCCTTTTCTATCGGGTGACAACACCGCGCCGCCCCACGATGCCCTGATGTGGCGATGGACGGGGCAGTCGGCGATTCGCGAAGGAGACTGGAAACTCGTACGAAGTGGCCGGCGTGAGTATTTATTCGACTTGAAAGTCGACTTGGAGGAAAAGCACGACCAATGCGTGATGCATCCTGAGATTGCAAATCGGCTTCGAGACCGTCTCTCGACTTGGGCATCCGAACTCACGCCGCCGGGACTCTCAACAGCCCAAGAGAACGCTGCAGCGAAAGCGTATTTCGACTTCTACCTCGACGGCAAAGAACCTGAGCCGCTGCGAGAAAAGTTCTTGCCGGATGCGAAGTCAAGCCGAGTGAAGCGGGGGCGGTCTCGATTTCTTGGCGTAGCAACAGGGAACGAGGATTCGCCCCCCAGAATCGAGTCACCACTGAGCGTGCCGAGTCAGGAAAGTGGAATGGACTGA
- the dps gene encoding DNA starvation/stationary phase protection protein Dps — translation MTTATKTASVFKRQILTSDANQETVSLLQANLVNLVDLALLLKQAHWNVLGTNFRSVHLQLDEIIASVRNASDEVAERVSTLGVAPDGRSETVAKDTDLSTYPDGFQKVPATLQHVADALMTTIEQIRDAIEKLGEMDPISEDLLIGISATLEKHLWMVQAQEE, via the coding sequence ATGACGACTGCAACGAAAACGGCATCGGTATTCAAACGACAAATACTGACCAGTGACGCGAATCAAGAGACAGTCTCGTTGCTGCAAGCGAATCTCGTCAATCTGGTTGACTTGGCACTGTTGCTGAAGCAAGCACACTGGAATGTCCTGGGCACGAACTTTCGCTCTGTTCACTTGCAATTGGATGAAATCATTGCATCGGTTCGAAACGCGAGTGATGAAGTGGCTGAACGGGTCAGTACGCTGGGAGTTGCTCCCGATGGGCGATCAGAAACGGTAGCCAAAGATACCGATCTAAGCACCTATCCGGATGGCTTCCAAAAAGTCCCGGCCACGCTTCAACACGTCGCGGACGCGTTGATGACGACGATCGAGCAGATTCGCGACGCGATCGAAAAGCTTGGTGAGATGGACCCGATCAGCGAGGACTTGCTGATCGGAATCTCCGCAACTTTGGAGAAGCATTTGTGGATGGTCCAAGCCCAAGAGGAATGA
- a CDS encoding CsbD family protein, translated as MVTRQEIAGKWNEVKGRLKEHWAELTDEDFRNVQGSAERLVGVVQQKTGARKSEIESFIDGIFSGNVAERASEAVGHYADSAQQVASDAADYARKNYRKFAASTDEYSQRVSETVRSRPVESLAIAFGVGIAAGALLFFGRKR; from the coding sequence ATGGTTACTCGCCAAGAAATCGCGGGAAAGTGGAACGAAGTCAAGGGCCGCCTGAAAGAACACTGGGCCGAGTTAACGGACGAAGATTTTCGTAACGTCCAAGGTTCAGCGGAACGCTTGGTCGGCGTCGTTCAGCAGAAAACCGGTGCGAGGAAAAGTGAGATCGAATCGTTTATCGACGGCATTTTCTCGGGCAACGTTGCCGAGCGAGCTAGCGAGGCGGTCGGGCATTATGCCGACTCCGCTCAGCAGGTCGCCTCAGACGCAGCGGACTATGCACGGAAAAATTATCGCAAATTCGCCGCCTCGACGGACGAGTACTCGCAGCGAGTTTCGGAAACCGTTCGCAGCCGTCCAGTGGAATCGCTCGCCATCGCATTCGGCGTCGGCATCGCTGCCGGGGCATTGTTGTTCTTTGGACGAAAACGCTAA
- a CDS encoding sigma-54-dependent transcriptional regulator, with protein sequence MPRLLVVDDDRAILTLAQRTLSMVADVDTAGNAFDAIEMLKKDDYDVVLLDIQLPDQNGLAAYCEIREYDRRIPVIFMTVEAASKTAIEAMQLGAFDYIAKPLSVEPLRELVAKAVKQRQISSVPVAISAEEEDGDQSAELFIGRSPAMLNVFKAIGKVAKQDVPILIRGESGTGKELVARALYQYSHRYDETFLAVNCAALPDNLLESELFGHEKGAFTGAESRRIGKFEQCNGGTLFLDEIGDMAPSVQAKVLRVLQEQRFERVGGNKELTTDVRIIAATNRPLEQMVEEGDYREDLLYRLNGVTIQLPPLRERLSDVPSLIRFFLAQAKQEFNKPDLEGLSPETVDLLTAYQWPGNVRQLRAVIRRCVLDSVMPVITPDILPAEVTRYERSDPASSSIDSSASHHVPTRAGGELPSLVERLIAQRSNNVYAETVEYTERFVILEVLKATDGNQSQAAEMLGITRGKLRDRIKAYNIVLKSDIAVESDGD encoded by the coding sequence ATGCCCCGACTATTGGTCGTCGACGATGATCGTGCGATCCTAACGCTCGCACAGCGGACGCTCTCGATGGTTGCCGATGTCGATACGGCCGGAAATGCCTTCGACGCGATCGAGATGCTCAAGAAAGATGACTACGACGTCGTCTTGTTGGATATCCAATTACCCGACCAAAACGGTTTGGCCGCGTATTGCGAGATTCGAGAGTACGATCGACGGATCCCAGTGATCTTCATGACGGTGGAGGCCGCCAGCAAGACCGCGATTGAAGCCATGCAACTGGGGGCGTTCGACTACATCGCAAAACCGTTGTCGGTCGAGCCTCTGCGTGAACTGGTAGCCAAGGCAGTCAAGCAACGACAGATCAGCAGTGTTCCAGTTGCGATCTCTGCGGAAGAGGAGGACGGTGATCAGTCTGCTGAACTTTTTATCGGTCGTTCGCCCGCGATGCTGAACGTGTTCAAAGCGATCGGTAAAGTTGCCAAGCAGGACGTCCCGATTCTGATCCGCGGGGAAAGCGGGACGGGCAAAGAATTGGTTGCCCGAGCGCTCTATCAATACAGTCATCGATACGATGAAACATTCTTAGCAGTCAACTGTGCCGCCCTCCCCGACAATCTGTTGGAAAGCGAGTTGTTCGGCCACGAAAAAGGTGCCTTCACGGGAGCCGAGTCGCGCCGAATCGGAAAGTTCGAACAGTGCAACGGTGGCACTTTGTTTTTGGACGAGATCGGCGATATGGCCCCATCGGTGCAAGCAAAAGTTTTGCGAGTGCTGCAGGAACAACGCTTTGAACGAGTCGGCGGTAACAAGGAACTGACCACAGATGTCCGAATCATCGCGGCGACCAATCGACCGCTTGAACAGATGGTCGAGGAAGGTGACTATCGCGAAGATTTGCTCTATCGGCTCAACGGAGTAACGATTCAACTGCCACCGCTGCGAGAGCGACTCTCCGATGTCCCGTCGCTGATCCGGTTCTTTCTGGCTCAAGCCAAGCAAGAGTTCAATAAGCCGGATTTGGAAGGACTCTCGCCCGAGACGGTGGATTTGCTGACGGCCTATCAATGGCCGGGCAATGTTCGGCAGCTTCGCGCAGTCATCCGTCGCTGTGTGTTGGACTCCGTGATGCCCGTCATTACCCCAGATATCTTGCCTGCAGAAGTCACCCGGTACGAGCGGTCAGATCCTGCCAGCAGCTCGATTGACTCATCCGCATCTCATCACGTACCGACTCGAGCTGGTGGTGAATTGCCCAGTTTGGTCGAGCGGTTGATCGCCCAACGCTCCAACAATGTCTACGCTGAGACCGTCGAATACACGGAGCGTTTCGTCATCCTAGAAGTGCTCAAGGCAACAGATGGCAATCAGAGTCAGGCTGCTGAGATGCTGGGCATCACCCGCGGAAAGCTGCGTGACCGCATCAAAGCCTATAATATCGTGCTCAAAAGTGACATCGCCGTCGAATCAGATGGCGACTGA
- a CDS encoding sulfatase — protein MQRSPLNQPFFIVSFFAAFLNLYSGVMAAGAQRKPNVVLILADDLGWSDTTLYGTTDFYRTPNIQRLAARGMTFTHAYSASPLCSPTRASVLTGLSPARTGITTPNCHLPAVVLTATAATSASPIQKSTQPNPVTRLDTRYYTVAEMFQDNGYVTAHFGKWHLGPEPYSPLQHGFDIDVPHWAGPGPAGSYVAPWKFPDFDPQTPAEHIEDRMADEAVRFMEKHQDKPFFLNYWMFSVHAPFDAKAKLIEQYRSRINPSDPQRSPTYAAMIESMDDAVGTLLDTLDRLQLAENTIIIFASDNGGNMYNEVDGTTPTSNAPLRGGKATMYEGGIRGPAIIAAPGVTQPGSRSDAVIQSCDYYPTLLDLLDISAQPEQTFDGVSLAPALKSQPLTRDAIFTYFPHAPGVPDWLPPAVSVHVGDWKLIRLFHGGENGKHRYKLYDLSQDLGERSDLADKYPERVQEMDARIDAFLSDTGAVVPLPNPKFDPTKYNPEREGQATLKGSGSKQTRNEPAPRQKPIAGWQADNHCTLAIADSALQVISSGGDPHFSYLLPKPIPAGELTLRFTMSSQSTGNGQLFWREQGEAKAFHRDRSVDFSVTHDGQSHEYDVKFSTATPLQALRVDPSRSAGKLKLSNLRLTDNEGKILYTWKF, from the coding sequence ATGCAACGCTCGCCATTGAACCAACCGTTTTTCATCGTTTCTTTCTTCGCTGCATTCCTGAATCTGTATTCCGGTGTCATGGCCGCGGGTGCTCAGCGCAAACCGAATGTGGTCCTGATCCTGGCGGATGATCTCGGTTGGAGCGACACCACTCTTTACGGAACAACCGACTTTTACAGAACCCCCAACATTCAGCGTCTCGCGGCTCGCGGGATGACTTTTACCCACGCGTACTCCGCCAGCCCGTTGTGCTCACCCACTCGTGCCAGTGTGTTGACGGGATTGAGTCCCGCTCGGACAGGAATCACGACGCCCAACTGCCACTTGCCCGCTGTTGTCCTCACAGCGACGGCGGCAACGTCCGCATCACCGATTCAGAAGTCGACTCAGCCCAATCCCGTGACCCGACTCGACACTCGCTATTACACGGTGGCCGAAATGTTCCAGGACAATGGGTACGTAACGGCCCACTTTGGAAAGTGGCACCTCGGTCCAGAACCTTATTCGCCACTGCAACACGGATTTGACATCGACGTACCGCACTGGGCGGGACCTGGACCGGCTGGCAGCTACGTGGCTCCCTGGAAATTTCCAGACTTTGATCCTCAAACGCCTGCAGAACACATCGAAGACCGAATGGCCGACGAAGCCGTTCGGTTCATGGAGAAGCATCAAGACAAACCGTTCTTTCTGAATTACTGGATGTTCAGTGTGCACGCTCCGTTCGATGCCAAGGCGAAGTTGATCGAGCAGTACCGGTCACGAATCAACCCATCTGATCCGCAGCGGTCACCGACCTACGCTGCGATGATCGAAAGCATGGATGATGCCGTGGGAACTCTTCTGGACACGCTCGATCGGCTCCAACTCGCCGAAAACACGATCATCATTTTTGCATCGGACAACGGCGGCAACATGTACAACGAAGTCGACGGAACGACGCCGACGAGTAATGCGCCGCTCAGAGGTGGCAAAGCGACCATGTACGAAGGCGGCATCCGCGGACCAGCAATCATTGCAGCACCCGGAGTCACGCAGCCGGGCTCGCGTAGCGATGCCGTGATCCAAAGCTGTGACTATTACCCGACACTACTCGATTTGCTCGACATCTCAGCGCAACCTGAACAAACATTTGATGGAGTCAGTCTCGCACCTGCGTTGAAATCACAACCGCTCACCCGAGACGCAATCTTTACTTACTTTCCACACGCTCCCGGAGTCCCTGACTGGTTGCCACCGGCGGTCAGCGTTCATGTCGGTGATTGGAAACTCATTCGGTTGTTTCACGGTGGCGAGAATGGGAAACACAGATACAAACTCTACGATCTCTCTCAGGATCTTGGTGAACGCAGTGACTTGGCCGACAAATATCCTGAACGTGTCCAAGAAATGGACGCACGCATCGACGCATTCTTGTCAGACACCGGCGCGGTCGTGCCTTTGCCCAATCCAAAGTTTGATCCGACGAAGTACAATCCTGAACGGGAAGGCCAGGCCACACTCAAAGGCTCCGGCTCCAAGCAAACGCGTAACGAACCTGCGCCGCGGCAGAAGCCCATTGCCGGATGGCAGGCAGACAATCACTGCACGCTCGCCATCGCTGATTCGGCATTGCAGGTGATCAGCAGCGGCGGCGACCCACATTTCAGCTATTTGTTGCCCAAGCCAATTCCTGCGGGCGAACTGACACTCCGTTTTACGATGTCCTCTCAATCAACGGGAAACGGCCAACTGTTCTGGCGAGAACAAGGAGAGGCCAAAGCCTTTCACCGCGATCGCAGCGTCGACTTCTCCGTGACTCACGATGGTCAGTCCCACGAGTACGACGTCAAATTCAGCACGGCGACGCCCCTTCAAGCCCTGCGAGTTGATCCGTCACGCAGCGCCGGGAAACTGAAACTTTCCAACCTCCGCCTCACGGACAACGAAGGAAAGATCCTCTACACCTGGAAGTTTTGA